The stretch of DNA CGTCCGCGACCACGACGGCCTCGCGCGCATCGAAGTCGCGCCCGCGGAACTCGACGCCGCCCTCGACCGCGAGTTCGCCCGCGCGGCCCGCGAACACCTCACCGACGCCGGCTTCGACCACGTCACGCTGGACCTGCACGGCTACCGGACGGGGAGCGTCAGTCCCGAAGGCGATTCGGCCGGCCCGGATCCGGAGCAGGAGTACCCCGTTCGCGAGGATCGATAGCGAGGGTTTCCGGTCGGGTACGATCCCCCTTCGACTCCCCGTCGCGCCGCGCGTCCTCGGACGCCACCACCCCGCGGAGGAACACGAGCGTACACGCCGTCGCCCCGCCCCCGGCGCCCGCCGGACGGTCATCGCCGTCGCACAGACCCCGGAATTACGTGCCGGTTACGATGCCGGCGGGATCATGCGGTGAGGACGTCGAGAAAGTCCGTCCGATTCTCCGCGACGACCCGCGGCGCCCCGTCGTCGACCCGAACCTCGTTCAACGCGCAGTTGTGTTGCTCGCCTTCCACCACCGCGGAGACGATGTCGCGGCCGTCGACGGCGCCGAGGAGGAGAGAGAGCGGGCCGCCGTGGGCGACGACGGCTACCGTCTCGTCCGGGTCGCTCTCGGTGAGGATTCGCTCCCACCCCGAGAGGACGCGCTCGCGCACCTCCCGAAGGGTCTCCCCGCTCTCCGGGCGGGCGTCCACCGCGTCCCGGCCGGCGTGGGCCAGCGACAGACGCTCGTGGTCCTCGAACACCGCCTCGTAGTGAAGCCCTTGATACCGGCCGAAGTCGCGTTCGCGCCACGCCGACTCGAACGCCGGTTCGCGACCCACGTGGTCGGCGAGATACGATGCGGTCTGCTTGGCGCGTCGGAGATCCGAGGCCACCATGCGATCCACGTCGTACTCGGCCGCGACGGCGCCGGCGAGCGCCCGCGCCTGGTCGTGCCCGCGGTCGGTCAGCCGTGTCGGTGCCCAGCCCTGCAGTCGGCCGTCGCGATTCCACGCCGTCTCGCCGTGTCTGGCGAGGAGAACGGTCGGCATGGAAGGTCGTAACATCGTCCCGTACAAGAGCGTTCCTGGGGAGGGAACGTGACCGCTCCCGAGGGATCAGTAGCTCAATTTCCGGTCCACCGCAGGAGCGCCAACGTCCCCTCGAACAGCGTGATCATCGTCGCCGCGACGATGATGGGCGCCATCCCGGTCGGATCGGGGCTGATGAGGAAGGCGACGCCGAGGAAGCCGCCCCAGAACAGCAGGCGGCGGTCCTCGAGCCAGATTCGCGTCGTGAGATTCATCATGATCGCCAGCATGATGAAGAGCGGAATCTGGAAGACGAGCGCCATGTAGCCCATGAGGACGAGGATGAGGCTGAACGTCTCTTTGAGGCCGAACGCGACGACGGCCGTTCCCGTGGTGTAGGCGGTGAAGTACGCGAAGATGGCCGGCAGGACGACGAAGTGGGCGAAGGCGACGCCGATCAACGCGAGGACGAGGCTGG from Haloplanus salinus encodes:
- a CDS encoding histidine phosphatase family protein, whose protein sequence is MPTVLLARHGETAWNRDGRLQGWAPTRLTDRGHDQARALAGAVAAEYDVDRMVASDLRRAKQTASYLADHVGREPAFESAWRERDFGRYQGLHYEAVFEDHERLSLAHAGRDAVDARPESGETLREVRERVLSGWERILTESDPDETVAVVAHGGPLSLLLGAVDGRDIVSAVVEGEQHNCALNEVRVDDGAPRVVAENRTDFLDVLTA